From the genome of Bos indicus isolate NIAB-ARS_2022 breed Sahiwal x Tharparkar chromosome 2, NIAB-ARS_B.indTharparkar_mat_pri_1.0, whole genome shotgun sequence:
ATAAGCATGCACAcacggggatgggggtggggttaCTCCCCCTCACGCTAATCCCCCATCGTAAACCCAAACATTCAACCCCTTCCCCCAGGCCCCAGAAACCCCCAGCTCCATGCCTAGCGCCTGGCTCAGTCCCCCTTCCCAGCAGCAACACTTACACAGCATCTTGGTCACCTGTGTCCGACCCCGATCCTGCAGCCCCCGCAGCCTGCGGCTGTCGCTTGTCCTGGCCCTGCCCTTGGCCTCCTGCCTGGGGATCAGCTGTCTCTCACGCCGCAGTCGCAGGCCGATGAGCAGGTAGAGCACGCTGATGGTGGCCATGGGCAGGCAGAAGAAGAGCACCGTGGTGGCCTGCACCACCAGGTTGTAGATGGCTTTCGGGCGCACCAGGGTGCACACAGTGGAGCTGGGCACCAGGCCCCGGCAGGGCACATCTAGCTGCCGGATGCCGTGCAGGCTGGTGTTGGGCAGAGAGCAGAGCACAGCTAGGCCCCAGATGGCTGCGAGTACGCGGCGCACGTGGGCGTGCGTCACCACCGACCTGGCCCGCAGCGGGTGCACCACGGCCACGTAGCGCTCGACGCTCAGGGCGGTGACGTTGAGCACCGAGGCCAGGCAGACGGTCTCAAAGAGCAGCGTGCGGAAGTAGCAGCCGCCGGCGCCCAGCAAGAACGGGTAGTTATTCTGCATCTCGTAGAGCTCCAAGGGCAGGCCCACGAGCAGCACCAGTAGGTCCGACACGGCCAGGCTGAAGAGGTAGTAGTTGGTGGGTGTGCGCATGGCCCTGTGGCGCAGGATGACCGTGCAGGTCAGCGCGTTGCCCACCGCGCCCACCGCGAAGATCAGCAGGTAGGTGACACAGATGGGCACGAACAGCTCCGTCTGCTGGGGCCCCAGGTACTTGAGCCTAAGCTCTTCATCGGTCAGGTTCAAGTCCTGGGGGTCAAAGGGCCCCAGAGCCCTGCTGCCATTGCAGGACAACGGGCTCCTTGCACCCAGGGACCTGTCTCCAGGGAGGATGGAGCAGTTGAAACAGAGAGGAACCTGTGAAACGGAAGAGAGAGACACCCAGAAAGTCACTCAGGGAACCTGGCTCTATCCTAATACCAGCTAAAGGTGCCGTTGACACAAAGAGGGCCATTATTTTTTGTGCCACTGAGAAAGGAAAACTCTGCCATCCATTGTAAGACCCATCACAATTTCATCTTAAAAATGTAcatcttagggacttccctgatgatccaatGGCTgacactctgtgctcccaatgcagggggcccaggttcgattcctgctcAGGGGACTAGATTCTGTACGCAGCAACAAaaatcctgagtgctgcaactaagacccaatgcagccaaataaataaaaaattttaaagaattctccCCAAAATATAcatcttaaaaatgattttttaaaaagtgggactTCAATttgttaaagatttatttatttattttcttttggccatgctgggtcttcactgctgtgcaatGGGCTTTCTCTTAGTTTCAGGAAGCGGGGGCCACTGTTTGTTGCggggctcaggcttctcattgcaatggcttctcttgctgccgagcacaggctctacgtgagtgggcttcagtaattgtgcctggtaggctcagtagttgtggtgcatgggcttagttgctctgcaccaTGTGGGaacctcccagcccaggggtcaaacctgggtcccttgcattggcaagcggattcttaacctctagacgaccagggaagccccggaacttcaatttttaatttcacaaGCTACTGAAACCTTTGGTTAGTGATGGAAACTCTCAAGCACGCACTATGCCATCGGCAGTCCCTTTCAGTCTCTACTCTTCCAAGCCATGGACTTTGGGAGAGACACTCAGTTTGGgcacctgtaaaatgggcacagtgCACAGTATCAGTTGGTCCTGATGAGCAAGGAAGGGTTCTGGAAACACCTGCTTGGATTCAAATCTAGCCTCACCAATTTCGAACTGTGGGACCATTTGCATGGTAACCTCTCTGTGGCTGTTCCCTTATTACAAGGATCCAGAAATTTAATCCATGAAAGGTATTAGCACACTGTCTGCCTGACACACAAAAGGGCCTGATTACATGACCTTGCTGGGAGGACTGGGTCACTGGGCATCAAGCAAGGGAGTGAAAGGGCCCAAAACTATAATGCTGATCCAAAAGTTAGTGCTTACTTCTGTTTTCTATTCCCTAACCGTTTGAAGTCCAAGTATTTGATACCTTTGATGCTGCCAGTTCTGAGGTTCACTCTCCTCCCTCTGgctccccatctctttgccagcCCACCAGAGAGagtggggcttcccacgtggcac
Proteins encoded in this window:
- the NMUR1 gene encoding neuromedin-U receptor 1, whose protein sequence is MVPLCFNCSILPGDRSLGARSPLSCNGSRALGPFDPQDLNLTDEELRLKYLGPQQTELFVPICVTYLLIFAVGAVGNALTCTVILRHRAMRTPTNYYLFSLAVSDLLVLLVGLPLELYEMQNNYPFLLGAGGCYFRTLLFETVCLASVLNVTALSVERYVAVVHPLRARSVVTHAHVRRVLAAIWGLAVLCSLPNTSLHGIRQLDVPCRGLVPSSTVCTLVRPKAIYNLVVQATTVLFFCLPMATISVLYLLIGLRLRRERQLIPRQEAKGRARTSDSRRLRGLQDRGRTQVTKMLFVLVVVFGICWAPFHIDRLMWSFVSRWTEGLLLAFQYVHVISGVFFYLSSAANPVLYSLMSTRFRDAFREAMCPGTQCRGHRAHHSSYSLSRVTVGSILGDTGSPGSQAQPLAENSSPGGQQGTHPS